From Paenibacillus graminis, a single genomic window includes:
- the pcrA gene encoding DNA helicase PcrA: MQLVNIQDAVSRLNPPQRQAVETTEGPLLIMAGAGSGKTRVLTHRIAWLIANRKAPPWAILAITFTNKAAREMQDRVSKLVGPEGRDIWVSTFHSMSVRILRKDIDRIGFTSNFSILDSTDQLSVIRNCMKDLNIDTKKFEPKAVQAMISAAKNELITPAQYEQKIGDYLEGLVAKVYKMYQKRLKSNNSLDFDDLIMKTIELFKEVPEVLDFYQKKFKYIHVDEYQDTNRAQYMLCRMLADSHHRICVVGDSDQSIYRWRGADITNILNFEEDYPEAKTILLEQNYRSTSNILNAANGVIALNTGRKPKKLWTDSAEGAKIKVFRGDSEHDEGYFVTGEISKNVKQGQSYQNHAILYRTNAQSRVIEEILIKSDIPYQIVGGIKFYDRKEIKDLLAYLRLLSNPDDDISLTRIINVPKRGLGDTTVGKLAAAAASQGVSIFRALQTVDDLGFAGRTRNTLVEFYDMIEALHRMVEFLSVTELTEKILELSQYRLELQNENTLESRSRLENIDEFLSVTMEFEKNNEDKSLVSFLTDLALIADIDSVNDEEERSDAVVLMTMHSAKGLEFPTVFIIGMEEGVFPHSRAFQDNDELEEERRLAYVGITRAEKQLFLSCARMRTLFGRTTANPPSRFLEEIPEELKEDTGGASDRFRRGAEVGGAYGGRGFGSGSRGNFGSRSGAAGNAPAGGGNAGFGGSMASAAGGTSRVTVTTGGAQRAPGAGAAEPGGFKAGDKVSHGKWGTGTIVSVKGSGNDTELQIAFPAPVGVKRLLAGFAPITKVE; this comes from the coding sequence ATGCAACTTGTTAACATACAGGATGCCGTAAGCCGGCTTAATCCTCCACAGCGTCAGGCTGTAGAAACTACTGAAGGCCCTTTGCTTATTATGGCCGGAGCAGGCAGCGGTAAGACACGCGTGCTTACCCACCGCATTGCCTGGCTGATTGCGAACCGCAAAGCGCCGCCGTGGGCCATTCTGGCGATTACCTTCACCAACAAGGCTGCGCGGGAAATGCAGGACCGTGTGTCCAAGCTGGTAGGGCCGGAGGGGCGGGATATTTGGGTATCCACCTTCCACTCAATGAGTGTGCGGATTTTGCGCAAAGATATCGATCGGATTGGCTTCACCTCCAACTTTTCCATTCTGGATTCTACGGATCAATTGTCTGTCATCCGCAACTGCATGAAGGATCTGAATATCGATACGAAGAAGTTTGAGCCTAAGGCTGTCCAGGCCATGATCAGCGCCGCCAAGAATGAACTGATTACACCGGCGCAATATGAGCAGAAAATCGGCGATTATCTGGAAGGCCTGGTGGCCAAAGTGTATAAGATGTACCAGAAGCGGCTCAAAAGCAATAACTCGCTGGATTTTGACGACCTGATTATGAAGACGATTGAATTGTTCAAGGAAGTCCCGGAGGTGCTGGATTTCTACCAGAAGAAATTCAAATACATCCATGTCGATGAGTATCAGGATACGAACAGGGCGCAGTATATGCTCTGCCGGATGCTGGCGGACAGCCATCACCGCATTTGTGTGGTCGGCGACAGCGACCAGTCGATCTACCGGTGGCGCGGGGCGGATATCACGAACATTCTGAACTTCGAAGAGGATTATCCCGAAGCGAAGACGATTCTGCTGGAGCAGAACTACCGCTCAACCTCGAATATTCTGAACGCGGCCAACGGCGTCATTGCGCTGAATACCGGACGCAAGCCCAAGAAGCTGTGGACCGATTCAGCGGAAGGCGCGAAGATCAAGGTATTCCGCGGCGATTCTGAGCATGACGAGGGTTATTTTGTAACTGGAGAAATCAGTAAAAATGTGAAGCAGGGGCAGTCGTACCAGAACCATGCCATTCTGTACCGTACCAATGCCCAGTCGCGTGTAATAGAAGAAATCCTGATCAAATCGGATATTCCTTACCAGATTGTCGGCGGGATCAAGTTCTATGACCGCAAAGAAATTAAGGATCTGCTGGCGTATCTGCGTCTTCTGTCTAATCCCGATGACGATATCAGCCTGACGCGGATTATCAATGTACCCAAGCGGGGGCTGGGGGATACGACGGTGGGCAAGCTGGCTGCAGCCGCTGCTTCACAGGGCGTGTCTATCTTCCGGGCACTGCAGACGGTGGACGATCTAGGTTTTGCGGGACGGACGCGCAATACGCTCGTAGAGTTCTACGATATGATCGAGGCGCTGCACCGGATGGTGGAATTCCTGTCCGTAACGGAGCTGACGGAGAAGATTCTGGAGTTGTCCCAATACCGGCTGGAGCTGCAAAATGAGAATACCCTGGAATCCCGCTCCCGTCTGGAAAATATCGACGAATTCCTGTCGGTAACCATGGAATTTGAAAAGAACAATGAGGATAAGTCGCTGGTATCCTTCCTGACTGATCTGGCGCTGATCGCAGACATCGACAGCGTGAATGATGAAGAGGAGCGCAGCGATGCTGTGGTGCTGATGACCATGCACAGCGCCAAGGGGCTGGAGTTTCCGACCGTCTTCATTATCGGGATGGAGGAGGGCGTCTTCCCGCACAGCCGGGCCTTCCAGGACAATGATGAGCTGGAGGAAGAACGGCGGCTGGCGTACGTAGGAATTACCCGTGCGGAGAAGCAGCTGTTCCTCAGCTGTGCACGGATGCGCACACTGTTCGGGCGGACGACGGCGAATCCGCCGTCGCGCTTCCTGGAGGAGATTCCGGAGGAGCTGAAGGAAGATACCGGCGGGGCATCGGACCGCTTCCGCCGCGGCGCGGAGGTAGGCGGTGCCTATGGCGGCAGGGGCTTTGGCAGCGGCAGCCGGGGGAACTTCGGCAGCCGCAGCGGCGCTGCCGGGAACGCGCCGGCAGGCGGCGGGAACGCCGGCTTCGGCGGCAGCATGGCGTCCGCAGCGGGCGGTACGAGCCGCGTGACCGTGACCACCGGAGGCGCGCAGCGCGCTCCGGGCGCAGGGGCAGCGGAGCCGGGCGGCTTCAAGGCCGGCGACAAGGTCTCCCACGGCAAATGGGGCACCGGCACCATTGTGTCCGTGAAGGGCAGCGGCAACGATACGGAGCTGCAGATTGCTTTTCCGGCGCCGGTGGGAGTGAAACGGCTGCTGGCGGGCTTTGCGCCCATTACCAAAGTCGAATAA
- a CDS encoding heptaprenylglyceryl phosphate synthase has translation MRQMIQPWRHVFKLDPDRELGDRELEAVCLSGTDAILVGGSTGVTYENTVALLARVRQYRLTCALEISDLEAVVPGFDLYMIPMVLNSPDTDWILGHHRRAIERYGSLIPWEQLLTEGYIVLNGDSSVARLTGADSSLSGEGAAAYAQIADKLMSLPVVYLEYSGVFGDMDTVRTVRETVEHSQLFYGGGITGVAEAGQAAALCDTVVVGNVIYQDLQQALLTVEAVKRTPQIEL, from the coding sequence ATGCGGCAAATGATACAGCCGTGGAGGCATGTATTCAAGCTGGATCCGGACCGTGAGCTAGGGGACCGTGAGCTGGAGGCGGTCTGCCTGTCGGGAACGGATGCGATACTGGTCGGGGGCTCCACCGGAGTGACTTATGAAAATACGGTTGCTTTGTTAGCCAGAGTGCGTCAGTATAGGCTGACCTGTGCCTTGGAAATCTCGGATTTAGAGGCGGTGGTCCCGGGTTTTGATCTGTATATGATTCCTATGGTACTGAACAGTCCAGATACCGACTGGATATTGGGCCATCACCGCCGGGCAATTGAACGCTATGGGAGTCTGATTCCGTGGGAACAGTTGCTAACCGAAGGTTACATCGTACTGAACGGCGATTCGTCCGTAGCCCGCCTTACAGGAGCTGACAGCTCGCTGAGCGGGGAAGGGGCAGCAGCTTACGCACAAATTGCGGACAAGCTGATGAGTCTGCCGGTGGTTTATCTGGAGTATAGCGGTGTATTCGGCGATATGGACACGGTGCGCACAGTAAGAGAGACTGTGGAGCACAGCCAGCTTTTTTATGGCGGGGGCATTACAGGGGTGGCTGAAGCCGGGCAGGCTGCTGCGCTGTGTGATACTGTAGTGGTCGGCAATGTGATCTACCAGGATTTGCAGCAGGCGCTGCTTACCGTAGAAGCGGTGAAGAGAACACCGCAGATTGAATTGTAA
- a CDS encoding phosphatidylinositol-specific phospholipase C/glycerophosphodiester phosphodiesterase family protein, with translation MKNTKIIATVVMIFALLSLLVITLDNRDKEPSSGFLSHRIVAHAMGGVNGHAYTNTLEAFVANYEQGTRVFEADLMLTSDDQLVARHEWSKNMSRLLGQQTVLPAAKQGAVLEYAQFMNSPILDIYSPLDIEKILDLMQAYPDAYIVTDTKEIKPELVTQQFTLLTEAAERLDPALLERVVPQIYSQDMLDVINKVHVFPEVLYTLYQSQDSDEQVIDFAKESGVDITMPSDRATKSFVQKLKKAGVRVYVNTVNEENEIVELSRLGVDGFYTDFVSEEDLSTFKGLR, from the coding sequence ATGAAAAACACAAAGATTATTGCCACAGTCGTCATGATCTTCGCTTTGCTCTCTCTGCTGGTGATCACACTGGATAACCGGGATAAAGAGCCGTCATCCGGCTTTCTGTCCCACCGGATTGTTGCCCACGCTATGGGAGGCGTCAATGGGCATGCGTATACAAATACCCTTGAAGCTTTTGTGGCCAATTATGAGCAGGGAACCCGTGTGTTTGAGGCCGATTTGATGCTTACGAGCGATGATCAGCTGGTAGCCCGCCACGAGTGGTCCAAAAATATGAGCAGGCTGCTGGGACAGCAAACAGTGCTGCCTGCCGCCAAACAAGGCGCTGTGCTGGAATACGCCCAGTTTATGAACAGCCCTATCCTGGACATTTATTCTCCGCTGGATATCGAGAAAATTCTTGATCTCATGCAGGCATATCCGGATGCCTATATCGTTACGGATACGAAGGAGATTAAGCCGGAGCTGGTAACACAGCAGTTTACGCTGCTGACCGAGGCTGCGGAGCGCCTTGATCCGGCTTTGCTGGAACGGGTGGTTCCGCAGATTTACAGTCAGGACATGCTGGATGTAATCAATAAGGTCCATGTTTTTCCGGAGGTGCTGTATACCCTCTACCAATCGCAGGACAGCGATGAGCAGGTAATCGATTTTGCAAAAGAGAGCGGTGTGGATATTACCATGCCGTCCGACCGGGCCACCAAGAGCTTTGTGCAAAAGCTGAAAAAGGCCGGAGTCCGCGTCTATGTGAATACGGTTAATGAGGAGAATGAAATCGTGGAGCTCTCGCGCCTTGGTGTGGACGGCTTCTATACAGACTTTGTTTCCGAGGAAGATTTGAGCACGTTCAAGGGGCTTCGTTAA
- a CDS encoding undecaprenyl-phosphate glucose phosphotransferase: MIRRNQRFLTQLYMVADFLVIQLSFLAAWWFKFRSGLLESYNTLPIESYAYWSFVYGAISVLIGIVLSLYLPKRKKRFVDEFLKIFQVHIMAVFMLLGLMFFLKEIDVSRQYLAIYMGFNVLSIMLYRYVLKKMLKSLREKGLNRQFVLILGAGTLGKRFYNNLVQYPELGYETIGFLDDFHTWDDIEAQRYKPILGTVDELSGMLEMLPVDEVILALPLDAHSKYPAIIAACEKAGVRTLIIPDFFDYLPARPYFDNFAGMPMINVRDIPLDMTGNKLAKRAFDVLFSLFAIIMLSPVMVIVALGVRLTSPGPVIFRQERVGLNRRNFMMYKFRSMKMQQEGEEDTGWSTPVDPRRTKFGTFIRRTSLDELPQFFNVLFGQMSVVGPRPERPYFVEQFRGEIPKYMVKHHVRPGITGWAQSNGLRGDTSIEERIKHDIFYIENWSLLFDIRIIFKTIRNGFKNAY, translated from the coding sequence ATGATTCGCCGTAACCAGAGGTTTTTAACACAGCTCTATATGGTTGCCGATTTTTTAGTGATACAACTGTCCTTTTTAGCAGCTTGGTGGTTTAAGTTCCGAAGCGGTCTACTGGAATCGTATAATACACTGCCTATAGAGTCTTATGCGTATTGGAGCTTTGTCTATGGGGCGATCTCCGTATTAATCGGGATTGTCCTGTCATTGTACCTGCCAAAGCGCAAGAAGCGTTTCGTCGATGAATTCCTTAAGATTTTCCAGGTCCATATCATGGCTGTCTTTATGCTGCTTGGCTTAATGTTTTTCCTGAAGGAAATTGACGTATCCCGGCAATACCTTGCGATATATATGGGTTTTAACGTCCTTTCTATTATGCTGTACCGCTATGTGCTGAAGAAAATGCTGAAGTCCCTGCGCGAAAAGGGTCTTAACCGCCAGTTCGTCCTGATTCTAGGAGCCGGTACGTTGGGTAAAAGATTTTATAACAACCTGGTGCAGTACCCGGAGCTGGGATATGAAACCATCGGCTTTTTGGATGATTTCCACACGTGGGATGATATTGAAGCGCAGCGCTACAAGCCGATTCTGGGAACTGTGGATGAGCTGTCCGGGATGCTGGAAATGCTGCCGGTGGACGAGGTGATTCTTGCCCTTCCCCTGGATGCCCATTCGAAGTATCCGGCCATTATTGCCGCCTGTGAAAAGGCTGGGGTGCGGACGCTGATTATTCCCGATTTCTTCGATTATTTGCCGGCCCGCCCGTACTTTGATAATTTTGCCGGCATGCCGATGATCAATGTTCGTGATATTCCGCTGGATATGACCGGCAATAAGCTGGCCAAGCGCGCTTTTGATGTTCTGTTCTCGCTGTTCGCCATTATTATGTTGTCACCTGTGATGGTGATCGTGGCGCTGGGGGTACGTCTGACTTCTCCGGGTCCGGTCATTTTCAGGCAGGAGCGGGTGGGACTGAACCGGCGCAATTTCATGATGTATAAGTTCCGCTCTATGAAGATGCAGCAAGAAGGGGAGGAAGATACGGGCTGGAGTACTCCGGTCGATCCCCGGCGGACCAAGTTCGGTACCTTTATCCGCAGAACCAGCCTGGATGAGCTGCCGCAGTTTTTCAACGTGCTGTTTGGCCAGATGAGTGTAGTCGGTCCCCGTCCGGAACGTCCCTACTTTGTGGAGCAGTTCCGCGGTGAAATTCCGAAATATATGGTCAAGCATCATGTGCGTCCGGGTATTACCGGCTGGGCACAGAGCAACGGGCTCCGTGGTGACACCTCTATTGAAGAGCGGATCAAGCATGATATTTTCTATATCGAAAACTGGTCGCTGCTGTTCGATATCCGGATTATTTTCAAGACCATCCGCAATGGATTCAAAAATGCTTACTGA
- a CDS encoding glycosyltransferase family 2 protein produces the protein MSVDVSIIVLNYNTCRLTMDCLRSVYDSESNFVYEIILIDNNSRDDSVERISREFPGVMLIANSENVGYARANNQGMEVASGRYVLLLNSDTVVRKDTLQIMISFMDSRPDLGASGCKVILPDGSLDKACKRGFPTPSASFYYAFGFSKLFPDRPRFNGYQLGYLDPDQDYPVDCLVGAFMLLRRETIDQVGGLDEDFFMYGEDLDWCFRIKEAGWGIYYYPQTSIVHLKGGSARRRPFKIVYEFHRAMILFHRKHYSKRYNSMINGAVYTGVGVKFVLSLVRNALIRPRIALSPAQTLTSTAEAGPRTESNAEVRL, from the coding sequence GTGAGTGTAGATGTCAGTATTATTGTGCTAAATTACAACACATGCCGCCTGACGATGGATTGTCTGAGGTCGGTGTATGATTCGGAATCTAATTTTGTCTATGAAATTATTCTGATAGATAATAACTCGCGGGATGACTCGGTTGAGCGGATTAGCCGGGAATTTCCCGGTGTGATGCTGATCGCCAACTCTGAGAATGTCGGGTATGCCCGTGCCAATAATCAGGGGATGGAGGTCGCTTCAGGCCGGTATGTGCTGCTGCTGAATTCGGATACGGTAGTGCGGAAGGACACGCTGCAGATAATGATCTCCTTTATGGACAGCCGGCCGGATCTTGGCGCTTCGGGCTGCAAGGTGATTTTGCCGGATGGTTCTTTGGATAAGGCCTGCAAACGGGGGTTTCCTACACCATCTGCTTCCTTCTATTATGCCTTTGGCTTCAGCAAGCTGTTCCCGGACCGGCCGAGATTCAATGGCTATCAGTTAGGTTATCTTGATCCTGATCAGGATTATCCGGTAGATTGTCTGGTCGGGGCGTTTATGCTGCTGCGGCGGGAGACGATTGACCAGGTGGGCGGATTGGATGAGGACTTTTTTATGTACGGAGAGGATCTGGACTGGTGCTTCCGGATTAAAGAGGCCGGCTGGGGGATTTATTATTATCCGCAGACATCCATCGTACATTTGAAGGGCGGCAGCGCGCGGCGCAGGCCGTTCAAGATCGTCTATGAGTTTCATCGGGCGATGATTTTATTTCACCGCAAGCATTATAGCAAGCGGTACAACAGTATGATAAATGGAGCGGTCTATACCGGAGTGGGCGTGAAGTTCGTGCTCTCACTGGTGCGCAATGCTCTCATCCGTCCCCGGATCGCACTGTCCCCGGCGCAGACTCTTACAAGTACCGCAGAAGCGGGTCCAAGAACGGAATCGAATGCTGAGGTGAGATTATGA